The following coding sequences lie in one Candidatus Poribacteria bacterium genomic window:
- a CDS encoding amidohydrolase family protein, which translates to MRGDFEAYLNDSFRDESGELDLAALLALEDEADMDVVVVMPTPQPLPENSELANAIRGNPRALGCALVHPTEPEPVEQVRLAAEVWEMPGIKLMPAIHNYNVDDPIVRPVVEAARDYGLIISIHSGPNNCHPNRIGTVASWVPETPVIMDHMGFPDDLDAGIAVAKANKNVSLGTTILRFHRRWGTDPDTVVPTEVKTAVDELGPEQIVFGSNLPEYRPIQVINALKRLELGDDAEALIFGENLARIYGL; encoded by the coding sequence ATGCGAGGCGATTTTGAAGCCTATCTCAATGATTCATTTCGTGATGAAAGCGGCGAACTTGATTTAGCAGCGTTGTTGGCGTTAGAGGACGAAGCCGATATGGATGTCGTTGTCGTCATGCCGACGCCCCAACCGCTTCCCGAAAACAGTGAACTTGCCAACGCAATTCGCGGTAATCCGCGTGCCCTCGGTTGTGCACTTGTACATCCAACAGAACCGGAACCCGTCGAGCAGGTCAGATTGGCGGCTGAAGTGTGGGAGATGCCCGGGATTAAACTGATGCCCGCCATTCACAACTATAATGTAGATGATCCTATCGTGCGTCCTGTTGTTGAAGCCGCACGCGACTATGGACTTATCATCTCAATTCACTCTGGACCTAACAATTGCCACCCCAACCGGATCGGCACTGTCGCAAGTTGGGTGCCAGAAACGCCCGTTATTATGGATCACATGGGATTTCCCGACGATTTAGATGCCGGTATCGCTGTCGCAAAAGCGAATAAGAATGTTTCATTGGGGACCACGATCTTGCGGTTTCATCGCCGTTGGGGGACAGACCCGGACACGGTTGTTCCGACAGAGGTGAAAACTGCTGTCGATGAACTCGGACCTGAACAGATCGTCTTCGGTTCTAATTTACCGGAATACCGACCCATCCAAGTTATCAACGCTCTCAAGCGATTAGAACTCGGTGATGATGCTGAGGCACTGATTTTCGGCGAAAATCTCGCGCGTATCTATGGGCTTTAA
- the gcvT gene encoding glycine cleavage system aminomethyltransferase GcvT — translation MKRTPLYHAHEFLNAKFTEFGGWEMPLQYSSIVKEHLAVRTNVGLFDLSHMGEFEVRGQGANELVQKLSTNDVGRLTDGRVLYTLFCNETGGIVDDLLIYRHADDHYMLVVNAANIEKDLTWVETHNDTGAKIKDVSENTALIALQGPKAIDLLKPFVPEHDVSEISFFRFVLGEVASIPTVISRTGYTGEVGFELYVPAENAERLWNALYPAVIEAEGQPVGLGARDTLRLEAGLRLYGMDMNDDTNPFEVGLGKFVKSKNRQFIGKKALLATKKKGIAKQMIGFQMLDRAVARAGYAIYQDGGQVGEVTSGAPSPSLKCNIGFASVSQNIGKTIEIEIRDKLHPAKIVQVPFI, via the coding sequence ATGAAGAGAACACCCCTTTATCATGCCCATGAGTTCCTTAATGCGAAATTCACCGAATTCGGTGGGTGGGAGATGCCGCTCCAATATAGCAGTATTGTTAAAGAACACTTGGCTGTCCGAACGAATGTTGGCTTATTTGACCTGTCACACATGGGAGAATTCGAGGTTCGCGGCCAGGGGGCAAACGAGTTAGTGCAAAAACTCAGCACCAATGATGTCGGACGTCTAACCGATGGTCGTGTATTGTATACCTTATTCTGTAATGAAACTGGCGGAATCGTTGACGACCTCCTCATTTATCGACACGCCGATGATCACTATATGCTGGTTGTCAACGCTGCCAACATTGAAAAAGACTTGACATGGGTAGAGACCCACAACGATACAGGCGCGAAAATAAAAGACGTAAGTGAAAACACGGCTCTCATTGCCCTACAGGGTCCAAAGGCGATAGATCTTCTGAAGCCTTTCGTTCCCGAACATGATGTTTCTGAAATTTCGTTCTTTCGCTTTGTACTCGGTGAAGTCGCGAGCATTCCTACCGTCATTTCGCGAACAGGTTATACGGGGGAAGTTGGCTTTGAGTTATATGTGCCCGCGGAAAATGCGGAACGTTTGTGGAATGCGCTCTATCCCGCTGTGATAGAAGCAGAGGGGCAACCCGTAGGACTTGGCGCACGCGATACCTTACGTCTTGAAGCCGGGCTACGTCTATACGGTATGGATATGAACGACGACACAAACCCATTTGAGGTTGGACTCGGTAAGTTCGTCAAATCCAAGAATCGCCAATTTATCGGAAAGAAGGCACTCCTTGCCACGAAAAAGAAGGGGATTGCGAAGCAGATGATAGGTTTTCAGATGCTTGACCGTGCTGTGGCGCGTGCCGGTTATGCTATCTATCAGGACGGTGGACAGGTAGGTGAGGTGACAAGCGGCGCACCATCACCAAGTCTGAAATGCAATATCGGTTTCGCGTCCGTCTCTCAAAATATCGGGAAAACCATCGAAATTGAAATTCGGGACAAACTGCACCCCGCGAAAATCGTGCAAGTGCCTTTTATTTAG